In Eubalaena glacialis isolate mEubGla1 chromosome 4, mEubGla1.1.hap2.+ XY, whole genome shotgun sequence, the genomic window TGGGTACTGTGTCCTGCAGATTTTAGTTTGCCTTAAGCTCCAAAAAATCTGATTCTTGTTTCCTCAAGTCAGAAAGTTGACCAGACTCTGTTGAGGTTCCTTCTTCATGTGTACTGTACTCTGTTAATTGCCTCCAGGAAGAAAGTCTGGATGACTGTAGgctcaattaatttatttctctcagaAGTCAGTATTTTACTGCCTGTTGTCCCACTGTTTGAAAATAGTTGTTTGTTACATTTTGTCCAGTTTCCTAGTTGTTTGTGGTAGGAAGTTAGTTATGAACTCCTATTCCTTCATGGCCCTAAGTGGAATTCCAAAAGTCATTGTTATCTTTTTTCTCCTGTTTGTAAGATGCCTAGTTTTTCTTGATGCATTCTTTTGTCACTGAATTTCAGCAATTTTATTAAGAGCCATGGTTTCCTTTGTGTTTACACTGTTTGAGGATccctgagcttcttgaatctataGGCCTTCGGAGAATTTGGCCATGTTTTATTCTATTGtcccgtcttttctccatttacatGTATGTTACACTATTTGATGTTTCCCAAAAGTCACTGAGATTTTGCtcattattttccacatttttttctttctatgcttggttttatcattattttttattttatatgttcagGTTTTCTTCTGCAGTATCTAATTTGCTGTtaagagaaatttttaatttcagaaaagttttttctctagatatatcaTTCATTTGGTATTAAGAcaatttatcttttcattatactcatgtttttcttttaatacttgaAAATATTTGTCATAGCTGGTTTAATGTCTGTTTATGCAATAATATCCACTTTTTGGGGGGTATATTTCTATTGACCAATTTTTCTCCTGGTTGTGGGTCAcatgtttggttgtttttttttttttttgtacatatcTAGTAATTTTTCTTGTAGGTTGGACATTTAGATTTAACATTATTGAGTGTCTGGATATTATTATCTTCCTTTAAAGGGTGTTTTAGCAGGCATATAAGTTATTTGTGATTGAACTTCATTCTTTGGAGGcttatttttaagctttgttagggtTGCTTTTTAGTACTCTTTACTCTTGGGCTAATTTAGCCCTACTTTTAAGGCAGAACTCTTCTGGAATCTCTCCTAAAGACCCCATAAGTTCATTGAGATCTTTCTACTCTGGCTGCTTGGAACTTGAACATCTTCCCAGCCTTGCTGTGAGCCCTGTGTGAATAGTTATGTTTACAGCTCACTAGAAGATGTCCTTTCTTTGGTAAAATTTCTTTATCTGGTTCTCTGATATCTCACCCTACATATATCCATATTGGTATTCAATCAAAAATTTAGAGGAATCACTATACAGATTTCTggaactttttttctatttataggCCTCTCCTTGCCAGTACAGTGTCTTGCAAATTCTAGTTGTTTAGCCTCTACAGACTCTGAGCTCCATCTTAAATCATCAAGGCTGCTGTACACTAATTGGGTTCCTCCTCCCCACACCAAGGTTCTGAAAGTTCCCCCAGGCAGAAATCCAGGGTTATTTTTAGGCTtacctcatttattttccttctctgaggGGTCACAGTCCTGTGCTTTCTTTTGCCTAATGtcttaaaataatactttaatatattttgccTAGTTTTATCAGTTTTAGTAGTGAGAGCATGTCTAATACCACTTACTCCAGTATTGCCAGAACCAGAAGTaatcaatgtattttatttttatttacatcaaattttaaataaatattttattatataagtgTAAtttaatatattctcccattaaaACAATTATGGAAAAGTTAGTTTCCTTTTAGTAACTTTCCTAATCTTAGGCTTCTTTCGTTCTTCAAATCTAGCCAGTGATATCAGCTTGGTACACAGCCTGTAAGGTACCTTTTCTatccatttatatacatatgtttccataGAAAATTTGTAATATTGGTTTTCTTTAGGTTGTATATGCTTTTAGTATCTTAATTCAGAGTATATTTAGTTCTCTttcacttgatttaaaaaaaacagtgtgtGTTAGAGGTGTACCTTATTATTAAAACAAAtctatttcatattctttataTGTTGATATAGTTAATATATTAAATGATGCAATATTTTTATATGGTAATATTTTCAGCAAGAATAGAGATTGGTCCTCAGTAGCTCATCTTCTGGACATATTGCaaatgctttccatttttttccaggcCTTTCCAGCCACATTTTCAGAAATGTTGCCCTATTTCTCTCTGCCCCAAGTACTCCTCTTGCCTGGAGACAGACAGACTTCACATCCACCCCTAATAGTTGCCCAGGGCCCTTTTTTGCTTCTAATTTCCACAATTTTGGCATGGGCCATTCTTTGTGTTGTTCTCATCTGTTATGTACTTGAATACAGTATGCTGTTGTTTCCCTCATTAATCTCTCAGAGGTTCCTTACAATTTTTGGCCCATTGAAATCTCCCCATCCATATTTTCTCATTCAtctattgattcctttttttgAAAAGTCTTTTGCAGTTTCTGTGGTTTGATAGGGAGTATAGGCTGGAATATGTACTCACTTTGCTATCTTAAAACCAAGAATTACATTTCTCTCTGCCTGAATTTTCGCTGTATCATTTTATCGTAATCTAGAATAAGATTAAACCTTTGTATGTTTGCCTAACACTCTTGTGAATAGACATGTATTAGGGAGCAGTAAGATGTTTGAGCTAGAGAGTATTCCTAGCATCTCCTCTTCTGTTCCTAACTTTACTTCTGTTCAGTAATATCCTCTTCATATTGCCATGCACTTTCCTGGCCCTCATTATTCTTGTGTTGACATGGGAAGTTCCATTTGTTAACCAGAATTGGAGTTTAGGCATCATGAATAAAACTGTAAAGTTTCTCTTTGGGCAACTATAAACCCTTCCCAACAGATTTTCTATTTGCCATTGAAATATTTTCAACCCATgttgcagatttttaaaacattagaattggaaatttttaaaccttttaacAAAGTTTTCTTTCACCATTATAATCTTGAATTTGGTTTAGCACTAATTATTATTTTGGCATATAAAATACTGCTGTatacaatatacaaaataatgaaatgtGATCTAACCTATAACAATAGCTCAAGTCCCTTccacttttaatttatattttgattttttgggCTCCTGACCAAAGTTATGGCTTCTTTATAGATCTTtccaatatgtaaataaattacaCTGAAACTTTTTGTCTACACTGGGCAACAATTTAGTACCTTAAGATCTACTGATGGAGGAGAAAAATGATGTAAGGTCCAGAGGAACCATCTTGGGATATTAAACAAAAATTCTGGGTGATCCTGGCTCTAAGTCACAATCTAATATAGATTATTCAGTGGAAATTTCTTAAAGAGATTCAGTCCTTTTTCATTCATAGCACTGTGAATACAGACTTCTTAGTCATGCTTAATAATTTCCTTGTTGTTTGTTACTTTGTTATAACCTGATTATAGTAACTAGtagtgcaaccactttggaaatgtAAAAGAGAACTATTCTTTGGCAACTTGCAGAGCTACTTCTGTTTAAAATCTGATCCTGGGAAAGGATATATGGACAGGAGACTGCCCTTGTGCTGTTCTTGTCAATCAACCCTTTCTGTCATTTCACAGAATGAAATTCTGTAGACCCAGAAGGGACCTGAGCAGTTATGTAGCAGTGTTTTACGGGAAAAGAAACTGAGAGCCAGAGAGATAAAGCAGCTGTCCTACGGTCACAGAGGTAGTAAAGAACCACATATCTTCACCCTGGCCTGCCCTGAATTTTTTTGACATGTTGAGAAGTCATCGTGTCTCAACgatatatcacatttatttctACAAACCTACTTCAAAAGGCTAAAATTgtctctttttgaaatttttgttgtACTTACACAGCTGAAATTTAGTCAGAGCCTTTCTAGCTCCCTGTACAATTATTCCTCTTCTCCCATTCTCTTAAACTTTTCTTGAGCATCTTGATAGAGAATACAGCAACTCCTTTATTCTGTCATTAGAATCCAGACAAAATCAGAGATTGAAGGCTGGGGAAAGTTGTCATGAATGGTAGTATTTTTActcacacacagaaaaaataGGGCACCAGATTTGTCCATTCAGtaactttctgctcaattttaaatttaatttgatgAACTCAGTGAAAtggaggaatcttttttttttttttttggtcaatttaAATGTGGCTATTCcctgaaaaaaaaaccttttctttcTGGGTTTGTCTTTGGCAATGGGAGTAAGGAGAGGAGGGCAGTATGTATTTCCTTCCTATCTAAAATTGAaagtatttttttgtgttttactCAAATATGAATTTTGTGTAATAAATTCTGAACTAGTCATGACTAATATCATGCATTTTGATACAACAGGATAGACATGACTCAGCTGATGATCAAAATATTTGTCATGTGTGGCATATGGATATAGAAGCCCTTCCAGAATGGATACACTGCCTAATACAAAAAGTAAGTTCCGTAGTTTCTGAGTAAAATTAGGAATATACTACCTTCAGAAAGTTTTCGTCCTAATTTTAGAGCTATTTTTCTTGGATGCATTGTTTCAAGAGACATGAAAGGGTGTGTAACTTGATTATGCTTACTGGTTTCTTCATTATTACTGGAGTGCTCTGAGGACTTTTATACCTCAGACTTTGCACTTGGTATTTCCCCTTCCTTGAATTCTCTTCCAACAACTACTCActtgttccttcatttccttAGGTCTTTATTCTCAGTGAGGCATTGCCTGGCCAGTCTATCAGCTGCCTCTCCCCACTATTACCACTCTCAacacttcctttctcccttctctacTTTATATACCTATCTATGTTTTACACACACATTATAAGTGATATATAGAACTTTAAATATGCTTaagtatatatgacatatataaattattatacacattcatacacatatccacatatgcatatatatacacacccacaaaGGGCTTACTGATCTTGTTACCTAGCTCCTctactagaatataaactccatgaagtcagaagtttttatattttgttcattatgtactatatccccagcacctagaacagtacctaTTGAGTGAATGAAATATCCTATGTGTCTCATtacacaaatgtaaaataaactggaaaattAATGACTCGTATTGGCACAATCAGCATCAAAAAAACACACTTTTAAGGATCCTTAATGAAATATTATGAGTAGGAATTCATCTTGTCAGTGTGGCATCATTATTTCTCATAATTCAAAACAGCTAAGTATTAGAAAAGTATAAGAAATATGATTTTTGGAACAATATAGTTGCCTTTCTCCACTGACTAGCTTACTTTTTTTGTTAAAGAATAACATTAGCTAGATATCCCTTGCATCCATTCTCACATTGTAATGATTTCCTGGGAAAATGCCAGTGTACTGCTTATTAGTGTCCTGAACTTTAGAAAATGTATTAGGACACTGTAGATGTCCTACTATCTCTGTTGAAAAGATAACTTTAAGTTAGTTCATTATTAATTTGTAATCTGAGTATAGAAAATGAAGTAACTGATGTATGCAACCAATATCTTTTGGTTGTATGTAAAAAGGCAGGAAGAGCTTTATTCTGTTGGTTGGGTAAAGTTCCCTCCCACAGTGCTTGGTATGCAAGAAGTGTATCAAAACAGACACTTTTCTGTGAGATTTTACTTGCAAATTAAGCTCTGTAGACTGATTTGCTTCCTGGTTCcatagtgtatttttcttttcattagtttaCACTGTATCCATATTCAGCCTATTGTTTAAGAGACTCTTTTAGAATTCTTAGGAGTATCGTTTAGATGGGTGTGATGTGCAATATGTTATCATTCTAGACCTTTGGAGCTTCTTATCTCTATTTATTGGAAGGCTTGTTTCCATCTAGTAGACTGTTCTGTCTGCTAATCAGAAAACAATGCTGGCCTTTTCTGTGGCGTAGAAAACTTTCATGTGGTcggctttaaaaaacaaacaaacaaacagtaaaaccacaaacaaaaaaacagctcaCATTCTCTTTGGTTACTTTACAAAGaaagaattgtttttattttcctttattaccTGTAGGCCCAGTGGACAGTTGGAAAACTGAATTGCCCTTTCTGTGGGGCCCGTTTAGGGGGCTTTAATTTTGTCAGCACTCCAAAATGTTCCTGTGGCCAGCTTGCAGCTGTACATCTCTCCAAAAGCCGGACCGATTATCAGCCAACACGGTCAGGCCGACTAATGAGACCCTCGCTGAAATACTTGTCACATCCTAGAGTTCAGTCAGGTTGTGACAAGGAAACTCTGCTGACAGGTGGCGCCTCCAAAAACAGAAATCACGGGCTTTTAAACATGGCCCAAAATAATAATGGTCCTGGAAGATTAACGGAAGCACTCTGCCTGGAGGTACGGTCAACATATTTCAAGATGAAGAACGAAAAACTGCTCTTCAAAGCATCAGATCCAAAATATCAGCTTTTTGTTCCGCAGCTTGTGACCGGCAGATGCACTACGAGAGCTTTTCATAGAAAATCACATAGCTTGGATCTGAACATCAGTGAGAAACTGACTTTATTACCCACTTTATATGAAATCCATAGTAAGACTACTGTGTATCCCAGGCTAAATGAAACGCAGCCTGTTGACCTTTCGGGCTTGCCTTTAGAATCGAGTAAAAATAACCGTTCCTTTCAGATTTCATCCAGTTTTGATCCTAATATGCTGCTGCAAAGATTTTCAGTGGCTCCCCGTGAGACCCAGACACAAAGAGGAGGAGAATTTCAGTGTGGTCTAGAAGCTTCTGCAGTGTACTCTGGCCATGCTAGTTCTAACAACCTGACTTTCCTGATGGACATGCCCTCAGCTGGCAGGAGCACACTGGAGGCCCCAGACCAGGAAGAGCACCTCTCTCCTCTGGACTTCCTGCACTCAGGCAGTTTTTCATTGGGTGCCATTAATCAGAGGCTCAGTAAGAGAGAAAAGAGCAAGCTGAAGAATCTGAGACGGAAACAACGAAGGCATGAAAGATGGCTGCAGAAgcaggtaatttttaaaagagtttacTAAAAATTCTGTATTATAAATGTCAGGCTTTGGGGAGAGGAGCTAACTTTGAATTACCTGTATTATAAAAACTTGATTTGAGTGATTTTTGAAATGACATTTCTCCCAAGTGAACTTAATGATCATGTAGCTCTATTATAACTGACACGTATAACCATGTCTGTGCTTACACATGTTCAGAAAATGCCCTTTTGTGAAGTTTTTCccaattttgctaatattttataggAACGTTCGTCTCATGATATTGAGACTAGGTTGtcatacacattttaaatatattcatgttAGGATTGTTTTGCAGTGCTGTTTTTTCAGGTTAAATTGAAACAGAAATGTTTCCCTAAGTAAATCCAATGTAGTGACAAATTCATTCACTTTCATTACATTTAGTTTAAATGGATATTTTCAAGGAGCCCTGTTTAATTATGTGCCCACATGAGCCAGATATGGTTAACTGTGCtaaattgggaaaattatctAAAGGATAATTGACCCTTACTGTAATTTTATAGGAGAGGGTATTTCTCTGTGGTTTGAACTCCTGTACCTATAACGATATGTTCAGGGGTGGGGTGTGTGAAGGAAACCAATATTAGGCACTGAGGAAACCAATTAAAGCCAGTGGATGAGGTGCTTATGAAAATTTAGAAGTTTGAGGACAGGCTTATTTCTGTATAAACTATTTTTGCAAATTGCCTTCATTATTTGGTCATAATAGATAGCAGTCCTTATTAATTAGTATATTGAATATTAACAGTGTCCTCAGAGCTAAAATACAGAAAGCAACAACTTTACATAATAGT contains:
- the RNF180 gene encoding E3 ubiquitin-protein ligase RNF180 isoform X3 is translated as MDIEALPEWIHCLIQKAQWTVGKLNCPFCGARLGGFNFVSTPKCSCGQLAAVHLSKSRTDYQPTRSGRLMRPSLKYLSHPRVQSGCDKETLLTGGASKNRNHGLLNMAQNNNGPGRLTEALCLEVRSTYFKMKNEKLLFKASDPKYQLFVPQLVTGRCTTRAFHRKSHSLDLNISEKLTLLPTLYEIHSKTTVYPRLNETQPVDLSGLPLESSKNNRSFQISSSFDPNMLLQRFSVAPRETQTQRGGEFQCGLEASAVYSGHASSNNLTFLMDMPSAGRSTLEAPDQEEHLSPLDFLHSGSFSLGAINQRLSKREKSKLKNLRRKQRRHERWLQKQGKCPGVGLLDHMTLDNEMSTDDDNEYAEEKESYICAVCLDVYFNPYMCYPCHHIFCEPCLRTLAKDNPASTPCPLCRTIISRVFFQTELNNATKTFFTKEYLKRKQSFQKSSSAKWPLPSRRKAFHLFGGVLLHIILSFRTQDDRAASIWYTAGCGGGKETAAASQTDKCSTQKQHTAFSLDSRFRLSSLVAMPKGQGSANKPGFHRRAAPVTRRQFPHGAHRMDYLHFEDDSRGWWFDMDMVIIYIYSVNWVIGFIVFCFLCYFFFPF
- the RNF180 gene encoding E3 ubiquitin-protein ligase RNF180 isoform X4, with product MKRSKELITKNHNQEEISILRCWKCRKCIAGSGCFMECLEHQVTKDRHDSADDQNICHVWHMDIEALPEWIHCLIQKAQWTVGKLNCPFCGARLGGFNFVSTPKCSCGQLAAVHLSKSRTDYQPTRSGRLMRPSLKYLSHPRVQSGCDKETLLTGGASKNRNHGLLNMAQNNNGPGRLTEALCLEVRSTYFKMKNEKLLFKASDPKYQLFVPQLVTGRCTTRAFHRKSHSLDLNISEKLTLLPTLYEIHSKTTVYPRLNETQPVDLSGLPLESSKNNRSFQISSSFDPNMLLQRFSVAPRETQTQRGGEFQCGLEASAVYSGHASSNNLTFLMDMPSAGRSTLEAPDQEEHLSPLDFLHSGSFSLGAINQRLSKREKSKLKNLRRKQRRHERWLQKQGKCPGVGLLDHMTLDNEMSTDDDNEYAEEKESYICAVCLDVYFNPYMCYPCHHIFCEPCLRTLAKDNPASTPCPLCRTIISRVFFQTELNNATKTFFTKEYLKRKQSFQKSSSAKWPLPSRRKAFHLFGGFHRRAAPVTRRQFPHGAHRMDYLHFEDDSRGWWFDMDMVIIYIYSVNWVIGFIVFCFLCYFFFPF
- the RNF180 gene encoding E3 ubiquitin-protein ligase RNF180 isoform X1, with amino-acid sequence MKRSKELITKNHNQEEISILRCWKCRKCIAGSGCFMECLEHQVTKDRHDSADDQNICHVWHMDIEALPEWIHCLIQKAQWTVGKLNCPFCGARLGGFNFVSTPKCSCGQLAAVHLSKSRTDYQPTRSGRLMRPSLKYLSHPRVQSGCDKETLLTGGASKNRNHGLLNMAQNNNGPGRLTEALCLEVRSTYFKMKNEKLLFKASDPKYQLFVPQLVTGRCTTRAFHRKSHSLDLNISEKLTLLPTLYEIHSKTTVYPRLNETQPVDLSGLPLESSKNNRSFQISSSFDPNMLLQRFSVAPRETQTQRGGEFQCGLEASAVYSGHASSNNLTFLMDMPSAGRSTLEAPDQEEHLSPLDFLHSGSFSLGAINQRLSKREKSKLKNLRRKQRRHERWLQKQGKCPGVGLLDHMTLDNEMSTDDDNEYAEEKESYICAVCLDVYFNPYMCYPCHHIFCEPCLRTLAKDNPASTPCPLCRTIISRVFFQTELNNATKTFFTKEYLKRKQSFQKSSSAKWPLPSRRKAFHLFGGVLLHIILSFRTQDDRAASIWYTAGCGGGKETAAASQTDKCSTQKQHTAFSLDSRFRLSSLVAMPKGQGSANKPGFHRRAAPVTRRQFPHGAHRMDYLHFEDDSRGWWFDMDMVIIYIYSVNWVIGFIVFCFLCYFFFPF
- the RNF180 gene encoding E3 ubiquitin-protein ligase RNF180 isoform X2, with protein sequence MKRSKELITKNHNQEEISILRCWKCRKCIAGSGCFMECLEHQVTKDRHDSADDQNICHVWHMDIEALPEWIHCLIQKAQWTVGKLNCPFCGARLGGFNFVSTPKCSCGQLAAVHLSKSRTDYQPTRSGRLMRPSLKYLSHPRVQSGCDKETLLTGGASKNRNHGLLNMAQNNNGPGRLTEALCLEVRSTYFKMKNEKLLFKASDPKYQLFVPQLVTGRCTTRAFHRKSHSLDLNISEKLTLLPTLYEIHSKTTVYPRLNETQPVDLSGLPLESSKNNRSFQISSSFDPNMLLQRFSVAPRETQTQRGGEFQCGLEASAVYSGHASSNNLTFLMDMPSAGRSTLEAPDQEEHLSPLDFLHSGSFSLGAINQRLSKREKSKLKNLRRKQRRHERWLQKQTLDNEMSTDDDNEYAEEKESYICAVCLDVYFNPYMCYPCHHIFCEPCLRTLAKDNPASTPCPLCRTIISRVFFQTELNNATKTFFTKEYLKRKQSFQKSSSAKWPLPSRRKAFHLFGGVLLHIILSFRTQDDRAASIWYTAGCGGGKETAAASQTDKCSTQKQHTAFSLDSRFRLSSLVAMPKGQGSANKPGFHRRAAPVTRRQFPHGAHRMDYLHFEDDSRGWWFDMDMVIIYIYSVNWVIGFIVFCFLCYFFFPF